One Agelaius phoeniceus isolate bAgePho1 chromosome 6, bAgePho1.hap1, whole genome shotgun sequence DNA window includes the following coding sequences:
- the CPSF2 gene encoding cleavage and polyadenylation specificity factor subunit 2: MTSIIKLTTLAGVQEESALCYLLQVDEFRFLLDCGWDENFSMDIIDSLRKHVHQVDAVLLSHPDPLHLGALPYAVGKMGLNCAIYATIPVYKMGQMFMYDLYQSRHNTEDFTLFTLDDVDAAFDKIQQLKFSQIVNLKGKGHGLSITPLPAGHMIGGTIWKIVKDGEEEIVYAVDFNHKREIHLNGCSLEMLSRPSLLITDSFNATYVQPRRKQRDEQLLTNVLETLRGDGNVLIAVDTAGRVLELAQLLDQIWRTKDAGLGVYSLALLNNVSYNVVEFSKSQVEWMSDKLMRCFEDKRNNPFQFRHLSLCHSLSDLARVPSPKVVLASQPDLECGFSRDLFIQWCQDSKNSIILTYRTTPGTLARFLIDNPAEKVIDIELRKRVKLEGKELEEYLEKEKLKKEAAKKLEQSKEADIDSSDESDAEEDIDQPTLHKTKHDLMMKGEGSRKGSFFKQAKKSYPMFPAPEERIKWDEYGEIIKPEDFLVPELQATEEEKSKLESGLTNGEEPMDQDLSDVPTKCISATESMEIKARVTYIDYEGRSDGDSIKKIINQMKPRQLVIVHGPPEASQDLAECCRAFGGKDIKVYMPKLHETVDATSETHIYQVRLKDSLVSSLQFCKAKDAELAWIDGVLDMRVSKVDTGVILEEGELREDEDLEMQVDVPSSDSSVIAQQKAMKSLFGDDDKEMCEESEIIPTLEPLPPHEVLGHQSVFMNEPRLSDFKQVLLREGIQAEFVGGVLVCNNLVAVRRTETGRIGLEGCLCQDFYRIRDLLYEQYAIV, translated from the exons TTCTTTTGGACTGTGGCTGGGATGAAAACTTTTCTATGGATATTATTGATTCTCTGAGGAA GCATGTACACCAGGTTGATGCTGTTCTTCTTTCCCACCCTGACCCTCTACACCTTGGTGCACTTCCATATGCAGTTGGAAAAATGGGATTGAATTGTGCCATTTATGCAACTATTCCTGTATATAAAATGGGACAGATGTTTATGTATGATCTCTACCAG tcACGCCATAATACTGAAGATTTCACACTCTTTACATTGGATGATGTAGATGCAGCCTTTGATAAGATACAACAGCTGAAGTTTTCTCAGATTGTGAACTTAAAAG GCAAAGGACATGGTTTGTCAATCACACCATTGCCAGCTGGTCACATGATAGGAGGCACAATTTGGAAGATTGTCAAGGATGGGGAGGAAGAAATTGTTTATGCCGTTGATTTCAACCACAAGAGGGAGAT CCATCTGAATGGATGTTCCTTGGAAATGTTGAGCAGGCCTTCATTGCTTATTACAGATTCATTCAATGCTACTTATGTACAACCCAGGAGGAAGCAAAGAGATGAACAGCTGCTGA CTAATGTTTTGGAGACATTACGAGGTGATGGAAATGTATTAATAGCTGTGGATACAGCAGGCAGAGTTCTGGAACTTGCTCAGCTTCTTGATCAGATCTGGAGAACAAAAGATGCAGGATTGGGAGTCTACTCTCTTGCACTTTTGAATAATGTCAGCTACAATGTAGTGGAGTTCTCTAAATCACag GTGGAATGGATGAGTGACAAGTTGATGAGGTGCTTTGAAGACAAGAGAAACAACCCTTTTCAGTTCCGCCATCTCTCCTTATGTCACAGTCTGTCTGATCTGGCTCGAGTGCCTAGTCCTAAAGTTGTTCTTGCCAGTCAGCCTGACTTGGAGTGTGGGTTTTCTAGAGATCTTTTCATTCAATGGTGCCAGGATTCCAAAAACTCCATAATTTTAACTTATCGCACTACACCTGGAACATTAGCACGATTCCTGATTGATAATCCTGCTGAAAAAGTTATAGATATTGAG TTGAGAAAACGTGTCaagttggaaggaaaagaacttgaGGAATAtctagaaaaggaaaaactaaaGAAAGAGGCAGCTAAGAAGTTAGAGCAGTCTAAAGA GGCAGATATTGATTCCAGTGATGAGAGTGATGCTGAAGAGGATATTGATCAGCCAACTTTACATAAGACCAAACATGATTTGATGATGAAGGGTGAAGGTAGCCGGAAAGGAAGCTTCTTCAAACAGGCAAAAAAATCTTATCCAATGTTTCCAGCTCCTGAAGAAAGAATTAAATGGGATGAATATGGTGAAATTATCAA ACCTGAGGATTTTCTAGTTCCAGAGCTTCAAgcaacagaagaagaaaaaagcaaattagAGTCTGGTTTGACAAATGGAGAGGAGCCTATGGACCAGGATTTATCAGATGTTCCTACCAAATGTATTTCTGCAACAGAATCCATGGAAATTAA AGCCAGAGTTACATACATTGACTATGAAGGACGTTCAGATGGGgactcaattaaaaaaattattaaccaAATGAAACCAAGACAACTGGTCATTGTCCATGGCCCACCTGAGGCCAGTCAGGACCTTGCAGAATGTTGCAGAGCTTTTGGTGGAAAAGATATTAAAGTTTACATGCCCAAACTTCATGAAACTGTAGATGCTACAAGTGAAACACACATTTACCAG GTCAGGTTGAAAGATTCTCTTGTCAGCTCTCTTCAGTTCTGTAAAGCCAAGGATGCCGAGCTGGCTTGGATAGATGGTGTTCTGGACATGAGGGTTTCAAAGGTGGATACTGGAGTTATTTTGGAAGAGGGAGAGTTGAGGGAAGATGAAGACTTAGAGATGCAAGTGGATGTGCCTTCTTCAGACTCGAGTGTGATTGCACAACAGAAGGCCATGAAAAGCCTCTTTGGTGACGATGACAAGGAGATGTGTGAGGAGAGCGAGATCATTCCTACTTTGGAACCTCTGCCACCTCATGAG GTTCTTGGGCATCAGTCTGTGTTTATGAATGAGCCAAGACTGTCTGACTTCAAGCAGGTTCTCTTGAGGGAAGGTATACAAGCTGAATTTGTTGGAGGAGTGCTTGTGTGCAACAACCTGGTGGCTGTCCGCAGG ACTGAAACAGGGCGTATTGGATTGGAaggctgcctctgccaggaCTTCTATAGGATAAGAGACCTTTTATATGAGCAATATGCTATTGTCTAA